From the Fusobacterium ulcerans ATCC 49185 genome, the window TTTCCTTTGAGTTCTTTTTTATTTAAATCCATATCATATAAATACCAATTTTTATTAGATTTTACTAGAATATCTGTTTCATTTCCTTGAATAAAATCATTTTCTATATCTATAACAATTTCTCCCTCTTTATTTAATAAGCCATATTTTCCATCTAATTCAATCTTATAAAATTTTTTATTGATAACTTTTACACTTTCAACGTAAATTTCTTTCTGAGTATTAAAATTAAAGATATATACTTTATCTTTTTGAGATAAAATAAAATTTTCTTCATCTAATCTTATAATTGAATCATACTTGGGTTCTTTTATATATTTTCCATCTTGAATGTCAATTATTCCATACTTTCCTTTAACCTTAACAACAGTTTTTCCAGCACATACTTCTGTTGCTTCATCTACTTCTAATTCAATAATTTTATAATTTTTAATTTCCTTATTTTTTTCTATAAAATTGTTAAATAAATATATTACTTCAATTGCTATTAAAATAGATAAAATTAAAATTATAAAAAAAATAATTAAATTAATTTTTTTCACTTTTATCTCCTTATTTTAGATATAGGAGGGATACTTTATCCCTCCTATATCCATTTTTATTTGATTATTACCTATTAGAGATTTATTAGGAAATGATATATTTTATTTAAAATTTTCAAATTTTTTTGCTATAATTCTACTTAAAATTTCTGACCCTCTCATTGTCTCTTTAGCTTCCTTTTCTATAGGCTGTTTTGCATACATATTGTATTCAAATAAATCGTTAGGATTATGGTTTGGATTAATATATCCTCCAGTATGAGAGTTTATAGCATAGTATTCTCTAATTTCTTCAGATATTTTTTCTGAAGTTCCATTTATTATCAATTCCTGTTCTCTATGGGTAGTTTCATGAAGTAAAACACTTAATAACTCACTTATTGATAAGTTTTTACTTTCAAGATTTATAACTATGGCTCCTTCTCGATTATAGTATCCATCATAAAGTTCTGAAGGGGCATTAACAAATTTCAATTCTACATTTTTATATTGTTCTCCTGTATATTGTTCAAAAGCTTGCTTTTTACTATTTTGAACAATATCTAATAATTTTGCAATAAATTCCTCATTAAGACTATCTTCCATAAAATGTCCATTTTCTAATAATTTTATTGCTTCCTCTGGAGAATTTTTATATATATTGTAAAATTCTTCTTGTTTTTGAGGGTTCCTTTGCATTTCTCCCAAAATTAAATCAGAAAACTCTTTGTTTGTACTTAAATCTCTTACTACCTTATTGTCTATTTTTTCTCTTGTTTTAGCAAATTTATTTTCTAACTGTTGATAGAACTTATGTAATCTAATATTATCCTCAGTAGTTTCTGCTTTAATTGTTTCATTTTTTATGATCTTATGTTCAGTACCTATTTCACCACTATTTATTTTTTTTTGAATTTCTAAAGCATCCTTATTTAGTAACATTTTTGCAAGAAAATCTTGAAGATGCTCTTTTGGAATATTTTTTCCACTATTAAGAACTATATCCATCTTTTTTTTTATTTCTTCCTCTGTTCTTAGTATAACTTTATTATCATCTTTATTTTGTTTTTTAGTAAAAAGTGATTTAATTTTATCAAAAACAGAAGAGCTCTCTTTCTTAGAATTTTCTATTTCATTTGTTCTTGGTGGCAATGGTGGGGCATTTTCACCCTCATTATTTTTACCTACTGAAGATTGAATGTTTTCTATTGAAGCATATATATCTTCTGTTTGATTATCTTTATTATTTTTATCTACAGTTGCATATATATCTTCTGTCCTCAAAGGAATTGAAATATCTTGAGGGTTCATCTTACTATCCATATCTTTCATAGAAGTTAAAGTATCCCTTAGCTCTACTTCTATTTTATTAAGTTTAGTTCTATCCCAATCAGTTAATGTACCTTTACTTGTCAGTCTCTCTTGTTCTTTCGAAAGTGAATCTAATTTTTTAGATAATTTCATGTATTCTTTTTTTTCTTTCTCAGTAAGATTATCTAATTGTTCTTTTTTTAGCTTATTAACTTCTTTCTTTTTTTGTTGCATTTCTTTTTTAAACTGTTCTATGGTAGTATTAAAACCTAGATCTCCGCCAGTAATTTTTTTTACTTTTTCTAAAATAGCTAGATCTTTTTTCATACCTTTAATTTCTTTTGTTAAGTTATTTATAGATTCTTTTTCAATTTTTTTGATATCACTTTCTACATCTGCAATTATTTTATCTAATTCTTTAAGTACTTCTTTCTCTTTCTTTTTCATCCCCTCTTCATATGAAGGAGGATTTTTATATTTTGGTGGAATTGAATTTAAAGGTTCATAATACTCAGGGATAATTTTTTTTTCATTTGCAGAATCTATTATCTCTATTCTTTTTCCATCATCTTTAGGAAAATCAAATGCATTATCTTTATCTAAAACGCTATATTTGTCATTTCCTTCTACACTTTCTACCTTATTTTTATTTAACGAGCTTGCCATTCCTGGGATTTAAACTTTCAGCACCTTTTTGGAATCCATCTAATGCATTTTTGTTAGTTATAGCTCCCCCTGTTAAGATTGCTCCTGGATTTGATCCACTTGCTGATTCCCACTTACCAGTTTCAGAATTCTTTACATATCCTCCTGCATTTTCACCAACTGTAACATTTTCTGCATTACCCTTTGTAGAACTATTTCCTCCTGTTACTTCTGGAGTCTTCTTAACATTTGACTCTGTTACTACACTTCCTTTTGCACCTTCATTTTTTCCTTTATTTAAGCTTTCAGCACCTTTTTGGAATCCATCTAATGCATTCTTGTTAGTTATAGCGCCTCCAGTCAAGATTGCTCCTGGTTTTGAACCACTTGTTGATTCCCATTTACCAGTTTCAGGATTCTTTACATATCCTCCTGCATTCTCACCAACAGTAACATTTTCTGCATTACCTTTTGCAGAACTATTTCCTCCTGTTACTTCTGGAGTCTTCTTAACATTTAACTCTGTTACTACACTTCCTTTTGCACTTTCATTTTTTCCTTTATTTAAGCTTTCAGCACCTTTTTGGAATCCATCTAATGCATTCTTGTTAGTTATAGCTCCCCCTGTTAAGATTGCTCCTGGATTTGATCCACTTGCTGATTCCCACTTACCAGTTTCAGAATTCTTTACATATCCTCCTGCATTTTCACCAACTGTAACATTTTCTGCATTACCCTTTGTAGAACTATTTCCTCCTGTTACTTCTGGAGTCTTCTTAACATTTGACTCTGTTACTACACTTCCTTTTGCACCTTCATTTTTCCCTTTATTTAAGCTTTCAGCACCTTTTTGGAATCCATCTAATGCATTTTTGTTAGTTATAGCTCCTCCTGTTAAGATCGCTCCTGGTTTTGAACCACTTGTTGATTCCCATTTACCAGTTTCAGGATTCTTTACATATCCTCCTGCATTCTCACCAACAGTAACATTTTCTGCATTACCTTTTGCAGAACTATTTCCTCCTGTTACTTCTGGAGTCTTCTTAACATTTAACTCTGTTACTACACTTCCTTTTGCACTTTCATTTTTTCCTTTATTTAAGCTTTCAGCACCTTTTTGGAATCCATCTAATGCATTCTTGTTAGTTATAGCGCCTCCAGTCAAGATTGCTCCTGGTTTTGAACCACTTGTTGATTCCCATTTACCAGTTTCAGGATTCTTTACATATCCTCCTGCATTCTCACCAACAGTAACATTTTCTGCATTACCTTTTGCAGAACTATTTCCTCCTGTTACTTCTGGAGTCTTCTTAACATTTAACTCTGTTACTACACTTCCTTTTGCACTTTCATTTTTTCCTTTATTTAAGCTTTCAGCACCTTTTTGGAATCCATCTAATGCATTCTTGTTAGTAATAGCACCTCCAGTTAAGATTGCTCCTGGTTTTGATCCGCTTGCTGATTCCCACTTACCAGTTTCAGGATTCTTTACATATTGTCCTCCACTTACTACAGGTGTCTTATTACTGTTTTCTCCTCCTGATACTTCTGGAGTTTGCTTTGTTCCATTTAGGCTTTCAGCACCTTTTTGGAATCCATCTAATGCATTCTTGTTAGTAATAGCGCCTCCAGTTAAGATTGCTCCTGGTTTTGATCCGCTTGCTGATTCCCACTTACCAGTTTCAGGATTCTTCACATATTGTCCTCCACTTACTACAGGGGTCTTATTGCTGTTTTCTCCTCCTGATACTTCTGGAGTTTGTTTTGTTCCATTTAGGCTTTCAGCGCCTTTTTGGAATCCATCTAATGCATTTTTGTTAGTAATAGCGCCTCCAGTCAAGATTGCTCCTGGTTTTGAACCACTTGTTGATTCCCATTTACCAGTTTCAGGATTTTTTACATATCCACCAACTGCAACATTTTCTGTATTACCTTTTACTGCTCCATTTCCTCCTGTTACTTCTGGTGTTTTCTTAGTGTTTGGCTCTGTTACTACATTTCCTTTTATACTTCCTCCATCAACTGTATCAGGCTTTTTAATTTCTGGAACTGGAAGTTTTACTGGTGGTTCTGTTGTTGGCAGTTTTAATTCTGGAACATTGCTTCCTCCTTTATCTACAACTCCTTTATTAGGCTGTGGAGATGTGTTTATTTCTGGATAAGAAGGTCCTCCTTCTACTTTTCCAGTAATTACCTTAGTTGAATTTCCATCAACTGAATCAACTATTGGTTTATCTTTATCTCCTTTTTTCTTGCTTCCAAAGCTAGGGACACTTGCTGTTCCAGAGAAAGTTCCTCCTCCTTCATATACATCCTTATCTGTAGTCAGACTGTTGCTTAGGTCTGTATTAACTCCTTTTAATGGATCATTATCTCTAGTTAGCCCTTGAGCGCTTTCTCCATTTACTGTTACATCTCCTCCAATTTGAGTATTTCCAGGATTTAAGGCAACTGTTCCTTTTGCTGTCTTCTCTAGATCTATTACATCTCCAACTTCTCCTTGAACTCCGCCACCTTTAGATCCTATATTTCCTCCAACTATAGCTCCTCCAGCTTCAAGATTTGATTTTACATCTTCAACATTTACATTTCCACCTATTGTAAGGTTTCCATTTGCATTTCCTGTTTCAGATCCAAAAACTCCTCCTTTTAGGTTTAGGTCTCCTTCTATAGTTCCTGTGATATTATTTTTAACAACAATTCCTGCTTGATTGTTAATAACATCTCCTTTTTTATAGATTTGTCCTCCACCAGCTGAAACTCCAAGGTCTCCTGTTCCAATAGTATTTGATGCTACTCCTAAAGATCCATCTACTCCTGCCCAAGCTTCTATTCTTGATTCATCATATTTATCTGTTTCAGTAGTTACATTTACATTTCCTTTTAATTCAGTATGTAAATTATCTGCAATTATGTTACTTCCTTTAAGATTAACATCCTTACCTTTTAATTCTACATTTCCAGCTTCAATAACTGAACCATGGCTATATTCATTGTTTACATCTGATTTGCTAAAGCTTGCATTTCCTGTTACTCCTAACTGTGCATTTCCTCCATCTATTGCTCCTACTCCAGCACTTGCTGTAACTCCTCCTGATGCATTTATACTAAATGAATTTTCTGTATATGTTTCTTTTGCACTATTAATATTTATATTATGTTTTTCATCTGCATCAAGAACTACTTCATTTCCTTTCATTTGTACACCATTTAGGTTAATATCTCCATCTGTAGTTTTGAAGTTTATTTTTCCACCTGATTGAATAACTGTTTCATTCTCTTTTGTGTGTTTAGAAGAACTTTCGCTATATCCTAGTTCTCCTGTAAGAGTAGATGTATTTGCTGCAAGATCTCCAAAAATTAAGTTTGTTGCAGTTCCTGCTACTTGCGCTGCTGTTAATCCTGCATTAAGTGATTTTTCTGGATCTGCTGCAGTTTCTGCTATTTGCATTCCTTTATTTACTGCATCTGCTATACTACTTGTAGTACTATTTGATACTTTTACTCCAAGAGAGAAATCTGAATTTGTTTTTTCAGTTACATCAGTATATTTTGTTGTATCTATTTGTTTAGCTGTAATATTGAAGTCTCCTCCAGTTGTAAAGTCTGCTCCTCCAATATCTACTGTACCTCTAGAGTTATCATCGCTTCCAGAAGTTATATTCAAGTTTCCTCCAGTTGAAACATTTCCTTTTGACCAAGTAGTGCTCTTTTCACTTGAATTTTTTACAGATACTCCAACAGTTGTTTGTGCAGATGTTAAAGAATCCATATAGTTTTTACCTAGTTTTCCATTTTTATTTTGACTGTCTTTAGCCACTTGAACTGCATCACCAGTAATAACTTCTGTTGATCCTCCATCTACATGATTCCAGCTAGCTTTTGCACTTGCACCTCCTGCTCCTGCGCTTGCATCTGCAGAAGTTACTCCAACTGTAATTGAGTTGCTGCTGTGCTCATATGTATTTTTACCAGCTTCAAATTTAACTTCTTTTCCATCTCCAACTTTTATATTTGTATCTCCTAAAGATGCAATATCACTTCCAACAACTTTTACATTTCCTCCAGCTTCAATATTTAGATCTCCCATTGAGCTTAGGCTGCTTTTTGTAGATGTTGTTCCTTTATATTCTTCATTTGATGATGTATATGAAATTGTTCCAAAGCTGCTTGAGCTTGATTTTCCTGATATTGTATCTTGGCCATCTAGAATATTTACATTTCCTTCAGATTTAATGTTAATTCCTTTTTCACCAGCAATTAAGTCACTTCCTTGTATAGTTGTATCTCCACCAGCCTTAACATTGAGACCTCCTACTCCACCTACTGTACTTCCAACTGATGTTGACTTAGTTTCTTCAAAACTGCTAGACTCTACTGTAAATAATCCATTTTTAAATCCTACAAAAGATGATTCTCCTGTTTCATGAGAATAATCTTTTCCATCAGTAATATTAACATTATTTCCTGCTTCTAGGTTTGCTTCATCTCCAGCTACAACATTACTTCCCTTAACATTAATATCATTTTAGATTTAATATTAATATTTTCTCCAGCTACTGTAGATCCTGAAGATTTAGATGAAACTGAACTATATGAAGAATTATCTGTTTTTTTACTTTCACTGCTTATCAAGTTTTGGTCAGTAATATTAACATTTTCACCGCTGATATTGACACTTCCTTCTCCAGTACCTTCAATGAAAGCGCCTTTTAAATTAACATCTTTTTCTGCATCAACACTGATATTTCCTTTTCCTTGGATTCCTGCATTGTTAGAAATAATTTGATTTCCTTTATCATCATATCCTATTCCAGATTCGATATTAATTTCATTTCCAGCTTTAAGATTTATATCTCCATCACCTTTTACAGTTCCACCTTCCATATTAATATTATTCTTTGCATCAAGAGATATATCTCCACCAGCAGCAATTCCGCCATTAAATCCACCAGTTGCATTATTTATAATTTCATTTTCAGATTTAATGTTAACGTTTCCTCCTCCAATAATATTTCCATTAGAGTTAACAACATTTTCTGCATCAATATTTATATCTCCATCTACTTTAATATTAGAACCTGCTCCTCCACCTTTGTCGCTTTCAGCCATTTTAATTCTTGTTTCTTTTCCAAAGTATACTTGTGGTACAAGAACTATATCTCCATCAACTTCCATTTCAACATACCAAATAATATCTTTTTCTAATTTATTTACTTGTTCTGGAGTCAATGGCATTCCAAGTACTAGTCCTAAATCTTTACTAACTAATGCTCCATTATCAAGTAAAGTTTTTACATTATCATTAGTTATCTCTCCAGCATATCCTAAACCTTCTCTTATACTTCTATCAATTAGTTCTTTTTCATAATATGCATCTCCAATAACTGTTGGTGTTTTATCTGGATCATATCCTATCTGTTTGAAAAGGTAATCAGAACCATAGTACTTACTTAAATCTATAAATTCAAGATTAGTTTCATATTTATATGGAACTCTTTCTCCTGGCTTAGGAGTAGCTGGTCTAAATACTCCGTTTTCCCCTGTTGGTATTTCTATGTATATAACTGGATTTATTGTACCTGCTACAGCTATTGAAGAAATAGTTCCTCCAGTTGAACTAGAGATAGTAACTCCATTTATAGTTACTTCTCCTTTTTGAATTTCAACTTTATGAACAGTTTTTACTCCATCAACTTCAGTAATTTGATTTGGGTCGCTAATTGTTACGCCAAGATTTCCTGTACTTGCATCTACTTGTTGTCCTCCAATGTTTACTGTAACACTTTTATTTCCTCCAACGTCTCCAGAACCACCATTAATCAAAGTACCTTTTTCTTGAGTAAAGCTACCTCCTGCTAATATATTGGCATTTCCATTTGCAATATAGTAATGCTTTGTTCTGAAAAGTTTATATCTACATTTTTATTAAAAGTATCTTGATCATAAGTTATCCAAGCTGAAGAACCAAATACTGTATTTAATATTTCTTGTATTTCTGTATTACCTGAATTATATACTCCTTTTAATGCAGCCAATGTTCCTGCATCTATTTGTGAATAATATCCAGTTAGTGCATTATTTGCCATTTCTCTCATAACTTCTAATAAACTTTTATCTTCATATGTTGTTCCACTTTGGTATATAGGAGATCCTACTACCCATCCATGATTTCTCCAGTATAAAGAGACTTTTATAGAGTCTAGAATTTCTTCCAGAGATTTAGTTGTTGCTGCACTTTCATTTCTAATATTTCCTGTTATTTTCATATTACTTGAAGTTTGTATTGTTCCAGCGCTATTAACTACATCAGATGTTTCTTTTGATTTACCTGAAATCGCTAAATCTCCTCTTGATGAGATAAATCCTCTATCTTCTGACTTTATATTAACATTATTAGCTTGGAAAACAGGAATTTTCATTGTCATTGAAAATTTATGGTCATATGTACTATCTCCCCATCCAGTTACCCAATTATCTTTTATTTCTAGTGTATAATAACTTGTTCCAGCATCTTGATATATTGTCTTATTTTCAACTTTATCTGCTTTAATTGTTAATTTTCCACCAGATTGTATTTTAGAAGCTTCATTTAGTAATGTTTCAGCAGTTATTGCCATATCTCCTTTTGATTCTATTACAGAATGATTTTTGTTTAGAACATTTTTATCTGCTTCTAAAGTTATTTTTCCATTAGCCCAAATTGTACTTCCACCTTTATCAGTACCTATATTACTAATATTTTGGGCTTTTAATTTGATATCTCCATTACTTACAAGCATTCCTGTATTTGTAATATCCTTCCCTGCAGAGAAATCTAAAGGTCCATAATTTTGAAATTTTCCAGAGTTATTAATATTTCCACCAGTTACTAGTGTCATTAACTTTTGTGAACTTAATTTTCCTGTTTCTCCTATAATGATATCTTTCTGGTTATTTCCAAGGTCAACTTTAAGAGTACCATTACTGATAATATTTCCTTTATTTTCAAAATTAGTATTTAATGTTGGAGCTTTTCCATCTATTGAAATATCTCCTCCAAGTATATTTGCACCTTGCGAGTTATTAAATCCTTTAGTAATTTTCAAATCCAGTTTTTTTTCTGCTTGAATAATTCCATTATTCTTATTATCTACTTTTCCTGCGCTAACTATTAAATTTCCGCTATCATTTCTATCTTTAGATGTTCCAGCTGCTAAGAAACCAGTGTTTTCTAAATTTCCTGCTACTTCTACCCTTCCATTACCAGTAGTTACAATTTTTCCTTCATTTGTCATATTCTGACTACCTTTTAATGTTAAATCTCCAGTAGATTCTATAGAGGCATTAGCAGTATTTGAAATATTTCCACTTGCTGTAATATCTGATCCAGCATTTAAAATATTTCCTTTATTAGTGAAATCTTTTGCTGATACAGTTAAATTTTTTGTATTTTGCAGTTTAGTATTATTTGTTAAATTTCCTGTAGTTGTTATATTTAAATCTCCAGTTACTTCAAGACTTTCATTTAAAATATCTCCATTTCCTGCATTAATAGTTGTATCTCCACCAAATATTGCAGTTCCACTATTTTCAACACCATTAGATGTAATATTTACTTTTGAACCAGCTTGAAGGTTTCCAGTATTAACAAGTTTTTCATTACCAGCGTTAACATCTAAAGTTCCACCAGTAATCATTTTATTTGCATTATTAAAACCTTCAGTTAAGATGTTGGTATCTTTTGCAACATTTAAGTCTCCTGTGTTGCTAAAAGAAGAATTACTGTTACCTTTATCTACTTTTAAATTTTCTCCTATAGTAGTAGTTCCAGTATTTGAAAGCCCTCCTCCTTTAATGTCCAAGCTTTTAACAATATTAGCTGTTCCATTAATCTCTACATTTTGATCTGTACCAGTTAGAGTTATTTTAGCATCTCCACCAACTTCTAATTCTTTTTTAAATTTAGCATTTCCTGTTTCTAAGCCTATATTTTTTCCAACTTTTAAAGAATCAATTTCAAAGTTATTAATAATCTTACCAGTGAGATTTTCTCCAACTGTTATAGTTCCATTGCTTGTAACATTTCCTTTAGCGCTTAAATTCAAGTCATTATCTATATTTATGATACCATTATTATTGATATCCTTCCCAGCATCAATGTCTGCTTTATTAGCAATTATGATTCCAGCGTTGTCAATATCTCCACTCTCAGATTTTAATTTTAAACTTTCACTTGCGCCTATGATACCTTGGTTGTCTATTTTATCTTTAACATTTATAGTGAGATCTTTAGACTCAACTATTCCAAATCTAAGACTTGATAACTCAGCCTTTTTAACAGAGACATCCCATTTTTGCTTTCTTAGTGTTTCAATTTGTTTGCTAAGATCAGCAATTTTTTTAGCATCAGTTTCTTTTTGCAATTGTGCTTCTAATGCCTTTATTTTCACATCAAAGTCTTCAAATTTACTTACACCATATTCTTTTAATTTACTTTCATACTCTGAAAGTGCTTCTGTATATTCTTTTAGTGCATCTTCTCCACCAACAGATGAGAAGCTCTTACCTTCAATAGTAGCTTTATCACCACCATAAATTCTTCTGGTATTTTCTATATCTCCACCAGCTTTCATAGTTAGTTCTTTACTAGCTTCAATAATACCATTATTAGTAATTCCAGCTGCTGAATTAATATTTAACTTATTTTCAGCTTTTATTATTCCAGAGTTATCTAAATTATCATTAGTTTTTCCAGTAGTTCTTGTTCCAGTAGTAGTTATATCAATATCTTTTCCTGCTACTGTACCAAATGAAACCATTTTTAAGTCTTCAGTTAATTTTTCTAAATCTGCTTTTACAGCCACTAAATGAGCTTTTTTAGCTTCTAAAATTTCTCTTTCTTTTGGATCTGTAACTCTTTTTAATCTATCTTCTATATCTAATATCATATTTTCAGCATCAGTAACGCTTTCATTAGTTAATTTATAGAATTCAGTTAAATATTGTTCTAATAGAGAAGCTCCACTTGGATCATATCCAGCATTTAAGAACTTATTAACTTGAATTAATACTTTTTCCATAGCAGAAACCATACCATAGTTAACAAAATCCTTTTCAGATTTTATAGTTACATTGTTTCCAATGATTTCACCTTGGTTGCTTATATCTCCTTTTGCATTAATAGAAGTATTACCTTTTTGAGCAATGATATATCCAAGGTTATTTAAAGTTTGAGCTGTGATCTCAATATTATTAGAGTCCCCAAGTCCTCCTGTTAAAATAGATCCTTTATTGCTAATTGAAGCAGCGCTTATCTTTATGTTACCTGCTCCATATGGATAGACTCTGTCTGCAGCAACTATTGTTGCTCCTTTGTCATTAACTAAATTAAAGTTTTCACCTTTTATTTCAATATTATATCCAGAAACTACTCCTGTATTACTAAAGCTTCCATTTTTTATATTAATTGTTAGTCCATTGTATAGGTCTACAGCTTCTCCTTTAGTATGAGTATTCTGTCTAATTTCACCTTCATTAGTTATTTCTTCAGTATTTATTACAACTTTTGCTCCAGACATAGAACCAGTTATATTTTTTTCTTGCAATTTATCATTAATCATTTTACTATTAGTTATTTTTTTAGCATTAATTTCTAAATCACCAGAAGATGCAATTATATTACTATTCTCTAAATTATTTGCTTTAATTTTAATTTTATTTTGTCTATATTCTCTTAAATTTCTAATAATTGTCTCATTTTTAATATTGTTTCCTTCTATATCTATATTTTGCGCGTAAATTCCATCACTTTCCCATCTATATTCATTTTCATTAAGAGTTCTATTTGTTTCTGGATCTACAACTTTAACATTACCATTAACATCTTTTAAAACAAGTAATGGAGGCTTACTAGGATTTCTTCCAGCCATAACAGGTCTCATGAGAGTTTCAATATTAATATCCCCAGAAATCTTCATTGTTAACCCAGCATTAGAAACAATGGCAGCAGTAGTTTTTCCGTTTCCATTTATTCTTAGATTTTTAGCAGTAAATTTTATTCCTTCTTCGCCAGTAGCAGATACAGCACTTTCAATAACTATATTTCCATCTACTGTAATATTGACACCATTATTAGCTAAAATACTATAGTTATATTTTACTTTGTCTAATTCATAAGCTCCATTAATAGTAGAGAAATCTCCTTTACCTTGCATCTTAATAGATTTACCAGCATTTAAACCTCCAATAGCAATATCACCATTACTTTGGATTTCGATATCTCCACTACTTCTTATCAAACCTTCATGTCTAACTCCAAGTCCTTCTGTAGTACTTATCATTTTAATATTTCTACCATACATGGCACCTAAATTATTGGCATAAATACCATACTTAGTGTCAGTTTTGTCATTACCTAAAATTTTTTCAACATTTGGAGTTTTTCTGTCTTTTAAGTTAACTTTATTTTGTCCAGCAATTAAAGTAATATCAGCATCTTGTTCGCCTTCAAAAGCTGCTATTTGTCCTTTTAATTCAATTGTTTTTGCAATTACATTAAAATAGT encodes:
- a CDS encoding filamentous hemagglutinin N-terminal domain-containing protein translates to MNYLKINEKILKHSLKNKKRITLSLIVAFLITGGIDFVGEEVFARDLRARKRSANNIKPDTGGPSMSTSANGNDLINIVKPDSNGLSHNKFVDFSVGSENSAIFNNNATGAPVVSKTGGIVTHNPNLSQEGKPGTAAKAILTEVTGNKISNIDGTVEIAGQKADFILANENGISVNGGGFINTSGVTLTTGKPSVSGNDLNLNVTKGKVTIGEVGAGTAGDYFNVIAKTIELKGQIAAFEGEQDADITLIAGQNKVNLKDRKTPNVEKILGNDKTDTKYGIYANNLGAMYGRNIKMISTTEGLGVRHEGLIRSSGDIEIQSNGDIAIGGLNAGKSIKMQGKGDFSTINGAYELDKVKYNYSILANNGVNITVDGNIVIESAVSATGEEGIKFTAKNLRINGNGKTTAAIVSNAGLTMKISGDINIETLMRPVMAGRNPSKPPLLVLKDVNGNVKVVDPETNRTLNENEYRWESDGIYAQNIDIEGNNIKNETIIRNLREYRQNKIKIKANNLENSNIIASSGDLEINAKKITNSKMINDKLQEKNITGSMSGAKVVINTEEITNEGEIRQNTHTKGEAVDLYNGLTINIKNGSFSNTGVVSGYNIEIKGENFNLVNDKGATIVAADRVYPYGAGNIKISAASISNKGSILTGGLGDSNNIEITAQTLNNLGYIIAQKGNTSINAKGDISNQGEIIGNNVTIKSEKDFVNYGMVSAMEKVLIQVNKFLNAGYDPSGASLLEQYLTEFYKLTNESVTDAENMILDIEDRLKRVTDPKEREILEAKKAHLVAVKADLEKLTEDLKMVSFGTVAGKDIDITTTGTRTTGKTNDNLDNSGIIKAENKLNINSAAGITNNGIIEASKELTMKAGGDIENTRRIYGGDKATIEGKSFSSVGGEDALKEYTEALSEYESKLKEYGVSKFEDFDVKIKALEAQLQKETDAKKIADLSKQIETLRKQKWDVSVKKAELSSLRFGIVESKDLTINVKDKIDNQGIIGASESLKLKSESGDIDNAGIIIANKADIDAGKDINNNGIINIDNDLNLSAKGNVTSNGTITVGENLTGKIINNFEIDSLKVGKNIGLETGNAKFKKELEVGGDAKITLTGTDQNVEINGTANIVKSLDIKGGGLSNTGTTTIGENLKVDKGNSNSSFSNTGDLNVAKDTNILTEGFNNANKMITGGTLDVNAGNEKLVNTGNLQAGSKVNITSNGVENSGTAIFGGDTTINAGNGDILNESLEVTGDLNITTTGNLTNNTKLQNTKNLTVSAKDFTNKGNILNAGSDITASGNISNTANASIESTGDLTLKGSQNMTNEGKIVTTGNGRVEVAGNLENTGFLAAGTSKDRNDSGNLIVSAGKVDNKNNGIIQAEKKLDLKITKGFNNSQGANILGGDISIDGKAPTLNTNFENKGNIISNGTLKVDLGNNQKDIIIGETGKLSSQKLMTLVTGGNINNSGKFQNYGPLDFSAGKDITNTGMLVSNGDIKLKAQNISNIGTDKGGSTIWANGKITLEADKNVLNKNHSVIESKGDMAITAETLLNEASKIQSGGKLTIKADKVENKTIYQDAGTSYYTLEIKDNWVTGWGDSTYDHKFSMTMKIPVFQANNVNIKSEDRGFISSRGDLAISGKSKETSDVVNSAGTIQTSSNMKITGNIRNESAATTKSLEEILDSIKVSLYWRNHGWVVGSPIYQSGTTYEDKSLLEVMREMANNALTGYYSQIDAGTLAALKGVYNSGNTEIQEILNTVFGSSAWITYDQDTFNKNVDINFSEQSITILQMEMPIY